One region of Marivirga arenosa genomic DNA includes:
- a CDS encoding ABC transporter ATP-binding protein, with protein MNQILAVQNLTKTYQSGEKSLTVLSDINFEIEAGSSCAIIGPSGSGKTTLLGLCAGLDEAGSGSVVLNGKQLEKLSEDERAAVRNEAVGFIFQSFNLLPTLTALENVMVPLELLGKKNVKEVAIDLLQKVGLGDRMDHYASQLSGGEQQRVSIARAFANQPKILFADEPTGNLDEETGATIESLIFDLNKELGTTLVLVTHDNELAEKTDRILQLKGGKLIKDTAKSTSQDA; from the coding sequence ATGAATCAAATATTAGCAGTTCAAAACCTGACCAAAACTTACCAATCAGGTGAAAAGTCATTAACCGTATTGTCAGATATCAATTTTGAAATTGAAGCAGGCAGTAGTTGCGCTATTATCGGACCATCAGGAAGTGGGAAAACCACTCTATTAGGCTTATGTGCAGGTTTAGATGAGGCCGGCTCAGGTTCCGTTGTCTTAAATGGAAAGCAATTAGAAAAACTTTCAGAGGATGAAAGAGCTGCTGTTCGAAATGAAGCAGTGGGCTTTATTTTTCAAAGCTTTAATTTACTGCCAACCCTTACGGCTTTAGAAAATGTGATGGTTCCGCTCGAATTACTAGGCAAAAAGAATGTGAAGGAGGTAGCCATTGATTTACTTCAAAAAGTTGGACTAGGAGATAGAATGGATCATTATGCATCTCAATTATCAGGAGGGGAACAGCAAAGAGTTTCTATTGCCAGAGCCTTTGCCAATCAACCGAAGATATTATTTGCTGATGAGCCCACTGGAAATCTAGATGAAGAAACGGGAGCTACCATTGAATCCTTGATTTTCGATCTAAATAAAGAATTAGGCACCACTTTAGTTTTAGTAACCCACGACAATGAACTGGCAGAAAAAACCGACAGAATTCTGCAGTTAAAAGGAGGTAAACTAATTAAGGATACTGCTAAATCAACTTCTCAAGACGCTTAA
- a CDS encoding CocE/NonD family hydrolase, with product MKRYIVLIISFCFLTSASLQAQEKKDESSYVKENYDKEEVYIPMRDGTRLYTAIYTPKEEGEYPIMMQRTCYSIAPYGPDAYKRSLGPSKYLMEDKFIFVYQDVRGRWMSEGEWTNMTPNIPGNKHKKEADESSDTYDTIEWLLKYLKGKTNGKVGQWGISYPGFYTAAALPDAHPALKASSPQAPIGDFFFDDFHHNGAYLQSYTAAYPVFGYQTEEPTTESWYREALMRMRTANAADGYDYHLELGPLKNITEKIHFDNEFWEQTVEHPNYDEFWQKRSIIPHLDDIDHAVMVVGGWYDAEDLYGPLNIYKTIEKTSPDAYNTIVFGPWSHGDWAREKGFQAVNHIYFGDSISTFYQKEIERTFFNHFLRDGKGKPDLPEAYMFDTGLKEWQKFDVWPPQIPKTTLGFAKNGKLLINGEGSNDDEFSYVSDPAKPVPYTSFTEGVTFTPRPYMTDDQRHAARRPDVLVWESDELDEDLTLAGEIAAKLKVAISSTDADFIVKLIDVYPPDHESYEHNPDNIVMGNYQQLVRAEVFRGRFRDSFANPKPFVPNEEDEVEIALQDILHTFKKGHKVMVQIHSTWFPYIDRNPQKYVDNIYKANEEDFIKATITVKGDSKIEIGELQTTPQSLQLELDK from the coding sequence ATGAAGAGATACATAGTATTAATAATTAGCTTTTGCTTTTTGACGAGCGCTAGTCTACAAGCTCAAGAAAAAAAAGATGAAAGCAGTTATGTAAAAGAAAATTACGATAAGGAAGAAGTCTACATCCCAATGCGTGATGGCACCAGACTTTACACTGCCATCTACACCCCAAAAGAAGAAGGTGAATATCCTATTATGATGCAAAGAACTTGTTATAGCATTGCGCCTTATGGGCCAGATGCCTACAAGCGCTCTTTGGGGCCTTCAAAATATTTAATGGAGGATAAATTTATTTTCGTTTATCAGGATGTAAGAGGAAGATGGATGTCGGAAGGCGAATGGACCAATATGACTCCTAACATTCCAGGTAATAAGCATAAAAAAGAGGCTGATGAAAGCTCTGATACTTATGATACTATTGAATGGTTGTTGAAATACCTTAAAGGCAAAACAAATGGAAAAGTAGGCCAATGGGGTATCAGCTACCCTGGTTTTTATACAGCTGCTGCTTTACCTGATGCTCACCCGGCATTAAAAGCTAGTTCTCCGCAAGCACCAATTGGAGATTTCTTCTTTGATGATTTTCACCATAATGGCGCTTATTTACAATCCTATACTGCTGCTTATCCAGTTTTCGGCTATCAAACAGAAGAGCCTACAACTGAATCATGGTATAGAGAAGCTTTAATGAGAATGAGAACAGCAAATGCAGCTGATGGTTATGATTATCATTTAGAATTAGGGCCACTTAAAAATATTACAGAGAAGATTCATTTTGATAATGAGTTCTGGGAGCAAACCGTTGAGCACCCAAACTATGATGAGTTCTGGCAGAAAAGAAGCATTATCCCTCATTTAGATGATATTGACCATGCTGTAATGGTTGTAGGTGGATGGTATGATGCGGAAGATTTATACGGTCCGCTGAACATTTATAAAACGATAGAAAAGACAAGCCCAGATGCTTACAATACCATTGTGTTTGGTCCTTGGAGTCATGGCGATTGGGCAAGAGAAAAAGGTTTTCAAGCCGTAAATCATATTTACTTTGGAGATAGCATTTCTACCTTTTATCAAAAGGAAATTGAAAGAACCTTTTTCAATCATTTCTTAAGAGATGGCAAAGGCAAACCAGATTTACCAGAAGCTTATATGTTTGATACTGGCTTAAAAGAGTGGCAAAAGTTTGACGTTTGGCCTCCTCAAATTCCAAAAACAACTTTAGGTTTTGCTAAAAATGGAAAGCTTTTAATAAACGGTGAAGGAAGCAATGATGATGAATTTAGCTATGTTTCTGATCCTGCTAAACCCGTACCTTATACTTCATTTACTGAAGGCGTAACTTTTACTCCTCGTCCTTACATGACGGATGATCAAAGACATGCCGCCAGAAGACCAGATGTATTGGTATGGGAATCTGACGAATTAGATGAGGATTTAACTTTAGCTGGTGAAATTGCCGCCAAATTAAAAGTGGCAATTTCTTCTACTGATGCTGATTTCATTGTTAAATTAATTGATGTTTATCCTCCAGATCATGAGAGCTATGAACACAATCCTGATAATATTGTAATGGGAAATTATCAGCAATTAGTAAGAGCGGAAGTATTCAGAGGAAGATTTAGAGATAGTTTTGCAAATCCTAAACCATTTGTACCAAATGAAGAGGATGAGGTGGAAATTGCATTGCAAGATATTTTACACACCTTCAAAAAAGGCCATAAAGTGATGGTACAAATTCACTCTACTTGGTTCCCTTATATTGATAGAAATCCTCAGAAATATGTAGACAATATCTATAAAGCCAATGAAGAAGATTTCATCAAAGCCACTATTACAGTTAAGGGAGACTCTAAAATTGAAATTGGTGAATTACAAACTACTCCCCAATCTTTACAATTAGAATTGGATAAATAA
- a CDS encoding outer membrane beta-barrel protein gives MKKLFSLILLSFIGLSYVNAQKHSVGISYDYICDGGAIRFAMLAGASSYHHIQGNKIGLVYSYQMSDHFSLNSGLQYQQNWMQTRNISSTGELQTWDFKVETINVPFLLHANILKYLFAEAGPLLNLQTNDVDAYGTDQQSGIGFSLAAGIQYHYNQFRVLIKPQSQIQSIIPFQKENYHSRIISNSISVALTYSF, from the coding sequence ATGAAAAAACTTTTCAGCCTAATTCTATTAAGCTTTATTGGCTTATCTTATGTAAATGCGCAAAAGCATTCGGTTGGTATATCTTACGATTATATTTGTGATGGAGGTGCTATCCGATTTGCTATGTTAGCTGGTGCTTCCTCTTATCATCATATACAAGGGAATAAAATAGGTTTGGTTTATTCCTATCAAATGAGTGATCATTTTTCATTGAATTCAGGCTTACAATACCAACAAAACTGGATGCAAACGAGAAATATTTCCTCAACAGGAGAACTTCAGACATGGGATTTTAAAGTTGAAACCATAAATGTTCCTTTTTTACTTCATGCCAATATTTTAAAATATCTATTTGCTGAAGCCGGGCCTTTACTAAACCTTCAGACTAATGATGTTGATGCTTATGGTACAGATCAACAATCTGGTATTGGTTTTTCCTTGGCAGCAGGTATACAATATCACTATAATCAATTTAGGGTTTTAATTAAACCTCAATCACAAATACAAAGTATAATTCCGTTTCAGAAAGAAAATTATCATAGCAGAATTATCAGCAATAGCATCTCTGTTGCATTAACTTATAGCTTTTAA